Proteins from a genomic interval of Physeter macrocephalus isolate SW-GA chromosome 21, ASM283717v5, whole genome shotgun sequence:
- the LOC112066108 gene encoding testis-expressed protein 13B-like: MALKLEDPSNGFHHGKVVAFINERMARHKKGSAFYLENISLSWAEVEDKLRATLEDCQVPSEAKEACVWGSLALGVRFAHRQTQLHKHRVQWLHDFAKLHKSAAQALVSDLKLLQAQQELERKEAAFRLQLAHASLAEVQEERDLLRWKLLHASLQEPGAKGPGLATASGTGTEGAGEEEEEAGATAPPAAASGATEGGGRQKDVEGSEAAEGAEELCGDLMQLLGTFNSVGGSLMSGVGGGNRPHAPHPPPLFLVVGTVPTEKRRAVT; this comes from the exons ATGGCCTTGAAACTCGAGGACCCCAGTAATGGGTTCCATCATGGCAAGGTGGTGGCCTTCATCAACGAGAGGATGGCCAGGCACAAGAAAGGTTCTGCGTTCTATCTCGAGAATATATCCTTGTCCTGGGCGGAGGTGGAGGACAAGCTCCGGGCCACACTGGAGGATTGTCAGGTGCCCAGCGAGGCCAAAGAGGCCTGTGTCTGGGGCAGCCTGGCCCTGGGCGTGCGCTTCGCCCACAGGCAGACCCAGTTACACAAGCACAGGGTGCAGTGGCTGCACGACTTCGCCAAACTGCACAAGTCGGCCGCGCAGGCCTTGGTCTCAGACCTGAAGTTGCTCCAGGCACAGCAGGAGCTGGAGCGCAAGGAGGCAGCCTTCAGGCTGCAGCTAGCCCATGCTAGTCTGGCGGAGGTGCAGGAAGAGCGGGACCTCCTGAGGTGGAAGCTGTTGCA CGCTTCTCTCCAGGAGCCGGGTGCAAAGGGACCAGGCCTGGCCACTGCCAGCGGGACCGGGACAGAAGGAGcaggtgaggaggaagaggaggcaggggcCACTGCTCCTCCTGCAGCCGCTTCTGGAGccacagaaggaggaggaagacagaaggaTGTGGAAGGGTCAGAAGCTGCCGAGGGAGCAGAGGAGCTGTGTGGAGACCTTATGCAGCTTCTCGGA ACTTTCAACAGCGTAGGGGGTTCCCTTatgtcgggggtggggggcgggaatCGTCCTCAcgcaccccacccacccccgctgTTTCTGGTAGTTGGAACAGTCCCAACGGAAAAGCGTCGAGCGGTAACGTGA
- the TEX13B gene encoding LOW QUALITY PROTEIN: testis-expressed protein 13B (The sequence of the model RefSeq protein was modified relative to this genomic sequence to represent the inferred CDS: inserted 1 base in 1 codon): protein MALKLEDPSNGFHHGKVVAFINERMARHKKGSAFYLENISLSWAEVEDKLRATLEDCQVPSEAKEACVWGSLALGVRFAHRQTQLHKHRVQWLHDFAKLHKSAAQALVSDLKLLQAQQELERKEAAFRLQLAHASLAEVQEERDLLRWKLLHTSLQEPGAKGPGLATASGTGTEGAGEEEEEAGATAPPAAASGATEGGGRQKDVEGSEAAEGAEELCEDLMQLLGIXEPEKLPLWRAQGERSQVLWHSHLALLIWDSKAQVHSLTGTPSCPARYLIPIRMLSPLIPLPRRNHVLPTSSAVHSRSSISDVSRLGAL from the exons ATGGCCTTGAAACTCGAGGACCCCAGTAATGGGTTCCATCATGGCAAGGTGGTGGCCTTCATCAACGAGAGGATGGCCAGGCACAAGAAAGGTTCTGCGTTCTATCTCGAGAATATATCCTTGTCCTGGGCGGAGGTGGAGGACAAGCTCCGGGCCACACTGGAGGATTGTCAGGTGCCCAGCGAGGCCAAAGAGGCCTGTGTCTGGGGCAGCCTGGCCCTGGGCGTGCGCTTCGCCCACAGGCAGACCCAGTTACACAAGCACAGGGTGCAGTGGCTGCACGACTTCGCCAAACTGCACAAGTCGGCCGCGCAGGCCTTGGTCTCAGACCTGAAGTTGCTCCAGGCACAGCAGGAGCTGGAGCGCAAGGAGGCAGCCTTCAGGCTGCAGCTAGCCCATGCTAGTCTGGCGGAGGTGCAGGAAGAGCGGGACCTCCTGAGGTGGAAGCTGTTGCA CACTTCTCTCCAGGAGCCGGGTGCAAAGGGACCAGGCCTGGCCACTGCCAGCGGGACCGGGACAGAAGGAGcaggtgaggaggaagaggaggcaggggcCACTGCTCCTCCTGCAGCCGCTTCTGGAGccacagaaggaggaggaagacagaaggaTGTGGAAGGGTCAGAAGCTGCCGAGGGAGCAGAGGAGCTGTGTGAAGACCTTATGCAGCTTCTCGGAA GGGAACCAGAAAAATTACCCCTCTGGCGGGCACAGGGAGAGCGGTCTCAGGTCCTGTGGCACAGCCACCTTGCGTTACTTATCTGGGATAGCAAAGCCCAGGTCCACAGCCTCACAGGAACCCCGTCCTGTCCAGCTCGCTACCTCATTCCCATCCGCATGCTCTCGCCCCTTATTCCTCTTCCCAGACGTAACCATGTCCTCCCCACCAGCAGCGCCGTTCACAGCAGGAGCTCCATCTCAGACGTCTCCCGGCTGGGGGCCCTCTGA